In Alcaligenes faecalis, the sequence GCAAGCCACTGGCGATCAGCACGACACCTGCCAACTGAAGCAAATGACAGCCCAGCCGCTGGGTATACACAGGCAAGAACGCGAACAAGGCCCCCACCAACAGTTCGCTAAAACGCAAACGCAGCAGAAAGTAGACAGAGTCCCCAGCCTTCGAAGACAAGAGGTAGAGCTGGCTATATGCAAAACCAAGCGCTACCACGCAGGCCACAAAGCCGATAAGCCAAGCATCCAGATTTTCTTTTTTATATTTAGAAAGAAGCTTGAAAACCAGAATAAAAACAAGAGGCCAAATAAAATAAAACTGCTCTTCTATCGACAAAGACCAGATATGCAATAAAGGCTTTTCATCCGATGAAATATCAAAATACCCACCATCTTTTGAAAAAAACCGATTAGCCAAAAAAGAAGAAGAATAAAGAACAGAGAAAAATAGACGCTCAAAATCCTCAGAAATGAGAATAACAAAGCCGACCAGCAAAGAGAAAAACAAAACAATATAAAGAGGCGGCAAAATTCTGCGTATCCTTCTCTTGTAGAAATCAGAGAAGAAAAAACGGCCGGCCATCACTTCATTTTTTATGATCTGGCTGATCAGAAAACCAGAGATCACGAAAAATACATCGACCCCAATAAACCCGCCGGGCAACCAATTCGAGTTCAAATGAAAAATCAGGACGGAAAGCACCGCCAAGGCACGTAGCCCGTCTATGTCACTTCTATATTTCATCATTTTATTTTCGCGACCTAGACCGCATTCGCCTTATATAAAGCCCCTGTCCACCCTTTTTAGCGGGCATCCCAACCATGGCTGCAACATGAGTTCTTCTCCCTGCTAAACCAGCACACCCGGCTTGTCCAGAACGCGCTCCGACTGTTACGCAGACTGTCACTTCAATACAACAATCAGCACTACAAAAACCATTCGGATGCGCGCTTACAACCAGCAACAAATACTATCATTGCAGTTCGCCTTTACTTGCTAAGTTTCTTTGGTGAGTGACCGCGAAACGCCGATCTTAAGCAGGCTGGACGATATTATTGCTCAAGCAACCTGACGCTGCGCAATTCACATCGCGCCCATCCCCTGTACTGCCCTGACGCTTCCGGCCAATTTGTAACATATTGGGGTCTTTATTTGACATACCTCAGCAAGACTTAGGTATTACCGTTTTATTAAGGCCCCTGCCTTAGAAAAAATATCGATAAAAAACTTCGAAAACAAACGTTTTAAACCCATTGAGTTTAGAATTGACGGTTAAGAACCTCAGTTCAGCAGAACGTTGACTATCATCCGGAGAATGCGTGAACACAGTTAGCCAGAGTCATGAAACCAATAAGCAGAACATTAGCCTGAGCGATCTAATGCGGCTATTTTGGGGATCAAAAAAAATAATTTTAGGTATCACTCTGCTGTGCGCCTGTCTTTCAATTGGCTATTTGGCAGTCGTGTCACCCACCTACCAGGCCACAGCAAAAATTCTTCCGCCTCAAGAAAGTGACTTGGCAGAATATTCCGAGACCTTGAGCATGATCGACGTCGGAATTTCTGACAAAGAAACCGCGCGCCGTTTAAATCCTGATCGCGCCTATGAGATTCTTTATAGCAACATCAAGTCCGACTCGATAAAGAACAAATTCCTGACCGAGTACTACCTCCCCCATTTCGCCCCAAAAGATCAGGACGAAACGGAGCAGCTTGCCAAACGGCTGGAAAAAGCCTTGCGCATCAATGGCCCTTCATCCGAAAGCAGCACGATTAATGTCGCCATTGAAGCCAAGGATCCAAAACTGGCGGCCCAATGGGTGAATGACTATATGGCTCTGGCCATCACCGCGACGCACACCGAGCTTCTAAAAAACCTGCAAGGTGAAATTACAGCCAAAAAGCAAAGCACACAGAACCAGATCGCCACTTTACGCAAGCTGGAGCAGGATCTGCAAAACCTGAAAATTGCCCGTCTCCAGGACTCCCTGACTGTTGCCAAGGCCATGGGGCTGGAAACACCCATGCCCGGCACAACAGTCATCACCTTGGACAATAGCCCCGCTAACGAGGGCAGTTTTATGCGTGGCACCCGTTCGCTACAAGCCGAGATCGACGTCCTGAGCAGTCGTAAAGATCAGGACGCCTATATTGCCGGCTTGCCCAAACTTCTGACTCAACAAGCTCTGCTGGAAACGCTTAACAACACTCCGGCGTTCTCGGTCGCTCGTATCGATATGCCTGCGCATCCCCCTTACGAACCCATCAAACCCATCAAGCCTTTGATTTTGTTGATGGGAATTATTTTCGGTCTATTTCTGGGGATGTTTGTTGCACTGATTGCCAATGCAATCAGAAATGATTGAAGGCTGCTCTCTACACCAAGCTTGCACGTAGCCCTTGATTCCCATATACGACCGTAGGATATGAACACCTTACCTAGCCGCCGCTTTCAGAAGAAACACGAGCAAATCCTGCTCTCGTCGCCATTCCTGCTACTGGTAGGCTGGCTGGTTTCCGTCGTTCTGCCCACCGCCCTGCACTGGGGATGGAGAGGCTTGCTCACACCTGATCTGGGCCAGAAAACAGCCCTGATCGTCACTTCGATCGCCTTTCTCATCTCCCATATCTTTGTACGCAAAATCAATACGTCCTACCCGGGCGGGCAATCGAGCATGTTCATTGCCCCCCAGGTGACCACGGTTTACGTACTGATTGCGCTGCTCTCCTTTCTGCTGACTCCGAACATTTCCCGCTTCATTCTGCTCAGCAGCGGAGCCTTCGCTCTGTTTTGGTTTTATCTGGCGCATTTCTGCACACTGAAGTACCGCCGCCTGAAGCTGGCCATCATCAAGGGAGGGATGAGCGAACACCTGTTCGAGCTGGACAATGTCGATGCGCGCGCCCTGGAAACGCTTGATTTGCAAGGCGTTCGCTATGACGCTGTCGTTGCGGACTTCAATAATCTGAATAAAGAGGACGAACGTTTCCTGACACAATGTGCGTTAAATCGCATCCCGGTATATGACGCCAGCCTGGTTTACGAATCCCTGTCTGGCCGGGTTCGCATCAACCGCATGTCGGAAAACAATCTGGGGGCCTTGCTGCCTACCAAGGTGTACGAGAGCACGAAGCTGCTTATGGACCTGAGCATTGTGCTGCTCTCTTTGCCTATCGTCCTGCCTCTTGGTCTGATCACGGCCTTATTGATCAAGCTGGAGAGCCCTGGCCCGGCTATCTATACACAGCAACGCATTGGCTTGGGCAACAAGGAATTTACCATCTACAAATTCCGCAGCATGCGCTTTGATCGGGAGCAAGCCCAGCAATTTGCCGGGGAAGATGATCCCCGTATCACGCGTATTGGCCGCATCATACGCAAGCTACGTATCGACGAGCTGCCTCAGTTCCTCAATATCATCAAAGGCGAGATGAGCCTGATAGGCCCTCGTCCCGAACAGCCAAACTTTGTGCGGGAATTCGACGAGAAAATCCCTTTTTATAATTATCGCCACGTCGTCAAGCCAGGCATTACGGGATGGGCACAAGTTCGCCAAGGCTATACCGCTGATGCTGATGCCACCCGCATCAAGATCGAGCATGACTTCTACTACATCAAGAACTGCTCGACCTCTCTGGACTTGCACATTGTCTTTCTGACCATCAAAACCATGTTGACGGGTTTTGGGGCGCGTTAAACAAAGCCGATTAACGCAATAGTTTCAGATAAATAAACTCTCGCACAGCAGGTGGCAACAAACGTGCCGGAGTCCGTTGCAGGCAATTAAGAGTAAAGCGCTTGAAGCCAATAAAGCCCAGGGAATAAAACATATATTGTGCGGCGATTTCTTGCCGCACATAACGCCACCCACCCCGGCG encodes:
- a CDS encoding LPS O-antigen chain length determinant protein WzzB translates to MNTVSQSHETNKQNISLSDLMRLFWGSKKIILGITLLCACLSIGYLAVVSPTYQATAKILPPQESDLAEYSETLSMIDVGISDKETARRLNPDRAYEILYSNIKSDSIKNKFLTEYYLPHFAPKDQDETEQLAKRLEKALRINGPSSESSTINVAIEAKDPKLAAQWVNDYMALAITATHTELLKNLQGEITAKKQSTQNQIATLRKLEQDLQNLKIARLQDSLTVAKAMGLETPMPGTTVITLDNSPANEGSFMRGTRSLQAEIDVLSSRKDQDAYIAGLPKLLTQQALLETLNNTPAFSVARIDMPAHPPYEPIKPIKPLILLMGIIFGLFLGMFVALIANAIRND
- a CDS encoding exopolysaccharide biosynthesis polyprenyl glycosylphosphotransferase, which translates into the protein MNTLPSRRFQKKHEQILLSSPFLLLVGWLVSVVLPTALHWGWRGLLTPDLGQKTALIVTSIAFLISHIFVRKINTSYPGGQSSMFIAPQVTTVYVLIALLSFLLTPNISRFILLSSGAFALFWFYLAHFCTLKYRRLKLAIIKGGMSEHLFELDNVDARALETLDLQGVRYDAVVADFNNLNKEDERFLTQCALNRIPVYDASLVYESLSGRVRINRMSENNLGALLPTKVYESTKLLMDLSIVLLSLPIVLPLGLITALLIKLESPGPAIYTQQRIGLGNKEFTIYKFRSMRFDREQAQQFAGEDDPRITRIGRIIRKLRIDELPQFLNIIKGEMSLIGPRPEQPNFVREFDEKIPFYNYRHVVKPGITGWAQVRQGYTADADATRIKIEHDFYYIKNCSTSLDLHIVFLTIKTMLTGFGAR